One genomic segment of Bifidobacterium breve DSM 20213 = JCM 1192 includes these proteins:
- a CDS encoding LysR family transcriptional regulator: MFPLLETLVAVYEVGQFTLAADELKVSQSTVSSRIAQLEQMVGAPLFVRNAKSDVTPTQAGRMLYQTAIGIDGLWRDTREQIARVQEDREPLAVSFSHTTAAILLPKALPVMARNMDGFDFAVQMMNSDAILDQASMKAVHLGVVEKPIVNDSVDRVTLCEDRLVLAGEPDGVWMVREHGSGVRYYTDLYFKTMQGLPPRTMEVSSNAAIAAALSSGFGQSLISEAAVPSGVPARKLGDEFVRRFYALVPRSGLTHDQRELVEAIIAVLRG, translated from the coding sequence ATGTTCCCATTGCTTGAGACCCTGGTCGCCGTATATGAGGTGGGCCAGTTCACGTTGGCTGCTGACGAGCTGAAAGTGTCGCAGTCGACGGTGTCGTCGCGCATCGCCCAATTGGAACAGATGGTCGGGGCTCCGCTGTTCGTGCGCAATGCGAAAAGCGATGTGACGCCTACGCAGGCCGGGCGGATGCTGTATCAGACTGCCATTGGTATTGATGGATTATGGCGTGATACGCGCGAGCAGATTGCCCGCGTGCAGGAGGATCGCGAGCCATTGGCGGTCTCGTTCTCGCATACGACCGCCGCAATATTGCTTCCCAAGGCATTGCCGGTCATGGCCCGGAACATGGATGGGTTCGATTTTGCCGTGCAGATGATGAACTCGGACGCCATTCTTGACCAGGCAAGCATGAAAGCCGTGCATTTGGGCGTGGTGGAAAAGCCGATCGTCAATGATTCGGTGGATCGTGTCACCCTGTGCGAGGACCGGCTGGTCTTGGCGGGAGAACCAGACGGCGTATGGATGGTGCGCGAGCACGGTTCCGGTGTGCGGTATTACACGGATTTGTATTTCAAGACTATGCAGGGTTTGCCGCCTCGCACCATGGAGGTGTCCAGCAATGCCGCGATTGCGGCGGCGTTGTCTTCCGGCTTTGGGCAGTCGCTGATTTCGGAAGCCGCAGTGCCTTCTGGAGTGCCGGCGCGAAAGCTCGGAGACGAATTCGTGCGCCGTTTCTATGCCTTGGTGCCGAGATCCGGCCTGACGCACGATCAGCGAGAGCTGGTGGAAGCGATTATCGCTGTGTTGCGCGGATAG
- a CDS encoding YeiH family protein: MREFCTKWWKRIAAVDMLFIGVLTLLASLFASWLKQFPGFSLFGALIIALLIGMIIQFPIRSAYVGSNDGRKAGVKDAAGLISNKLLRLGIILLGFKLNLAVLFTQGIKCLPIAAVVVTLTIIVCYAIARKLGVDPMLAILTAGGTGICGAAAVMGLAGSIKVSEDKQDEKDNDVTMAVAIVAIMGTVFALLEIALGPLTGMTKDQLGITAGASLHEIAHAVAAGDAFGAVDIATIMKLSRVLMLVFAAIIIAIWWEKKHSEVENTGKKTVAFPWFMLGFIGASIIGTFVPFIAFITPQLVDFAYIVLGMAMAALGINVNFKAIASKGKKPMLASFLTSILLMCFAAGVAVLFF, translated from the coding sequence ATGAGAGAGTTCTGTACAAAATGGTGGAAGCGCATTGCCGCCGTTGACATGTTGTTCATTGGCGTTCTGACTCTGCTGGCTTCGCTGTTCGCCTCCTGGCTCAAGCAGTTCCCCGGATTCAGCCTGTTCGGCGCGCTTATCATCGCGCTGCTCATCGGTATGATCATCCAGTTCCCGATCCGCAGTGCCTACGTCGGTTCCAATGATGGCCGCAAGGCAGGCGTCAAGGACGCCGCTGGCCTGATTTCCAACAAGCTGCTGCGCCTCGGCATCATCCTGCTCGGTTTCAAGCTCAACCTCGCCGTGCTGTTCACGCAGGGCATCAAGTGTCTGCCGATCGCCGCTGTGGTCGTCACGCTGACCATCATCGTGTGCTATGCCATCGCCCGCAAGCTCGGTGTCGACCCGATGCTCGCCATCCTGACCGCCGGTGGCACCGGCATCTGCGGTGCGGCCGCCGTCATGGGTCTGGCCGGTTCCATCAAGGTGTCTGAGGACAAGCAGGACGAGAAGGACAACGACGTGACCATGGCCGTGGCCATCGTAGCCATTATGGGTACTGTGTTCGCGTTGCTGGAGATCGCGCTCGGCCCGCTGACCGGCATGACCAAGGACCAGCTGGGCATCACCGCCGGTGCTTCCCTGCACGAAATCGCCCACGCGGTCGCCGCCGGCGACGCTTTCGGCGCGGTGGACATCGCCACCATCATGAAGCTCTCCCGCGTGCTCATGCTCGTGTTTGCCGCCATCATTATCGCTATCTGGTGGGAGAAGAAGCACTCTGAGGTGGAGAACACCGGCAAGAAGACCGTGGCCTTCCCGTGGTTCATGCTCGGCTTTATCGGCGCTTCGATCATCGGCACTTTCGTGCCGTTCATCGCCTTCATCACCCCGCAGCTCGTGGACTTTGCGTACATCGTGCTCGGCATGGCCATGGCCGCGCTCGGCATCAACGTGAACTTCAAGGCCATTGCTTCCAAGGGTAAGAAGCCGATGCTCGCCAGCTTCCTGACCTCGATTCTGCTCATGTGCTTTGCGGCAGGCGTCGCGGTGCTGTTCTTCTGA
- a CDS encoding fluoride efflux transporter FluC: MTVFLPILVCLCGGVGASCRYLLDVTIKTYWRRAFPLSTFTINLIAGFLAGLVAALALGGTLDEPWRLVLATGFLGGFSTFSTAINEMVTLFCKHRYPTAAAYLVLSLSVPVVAAACGFLV, encoded by the coding sequence ATGACCGTATTCCTACCAATCTTGGTCTGCCTGTGCGGCGGCGTAGGCGCCTCCTGCCGCTATCTGCTTGACGTGACCATCAAAACGTACTGGCGGCGCGCATTCCCACTTTCCACGTTCACCATCAATCTCATCGCCGGATTCCTAGCCGGTTTGGTCGCGGCGCTGGCCCTCGGCGGGACACTTGATGAACCATGGCGGCTAGTGCTGGCCACCGGTTTCCTCGGCGGCTTCTCCACGTTCTCGACCGCAATCAACGAAATGGTGACGCTCTTCTGCAAACACCGCTACCCCACCGCAGCGGCCTATCTGGTGCTGTCGCTGAGTGTGCCGGTCGTTGCTGCGGCCTGCGGTTTTCTCGTCTGA
- a CDS encoding fluoride efflux transporter FluC has product MGSQSPFAGARPITHTATPPARKLPDIHLDIVLVVFCGGTIGTAIRYAFAQIPAAGSFHTGTFVANMLACFCYAGLTAYLAGASRFGARSKELASRGLGMGVCGGLSTMSTLALEGFAAIRDGQVAVGIAYLLVTFALGLVCASAGAWAGTHLAGSSNVSAEASADTNAATTSKGGKA; this is encoded by the coding sequence ATGGGTTCGCAATCCCCATTCGCAGGCGCCCGGCCGATTACGCACACGGCCACTCCCCCGGCGCGCAAGCTCCCCGATATTCATCTTGATATTGTGTTGGTCGTCTTCTGCGGCGGCACTATTGGCACCGCGATTCGCTATGCGTTCGCGCAGATTCCCGCGGCTGGCAGCTTCCACACCGGCACGTTTGTGGCCAACATGCTGGCTTGCTTCTGCTATGCAGGGCTGACCGCTTACTTGGCCGGCGCTTCCCGGTTCGGTGCACGTTCCAAAGAACTTGCCAGTCGCGGACTCGGCATGGGCGTATGCGGTGGTTTGTCTACGATGTCGACACTCGCGCTGGAAGGTTTTGCCGCAATCCGCGACGGTCAGGTGGCGGTCGGCATTGCCTATCTACTGGTGACGTTCGCGCTGGGTCTGGTTTGTGCGTCTGCCGGCGCGTGGGCAGGAACGCATCTGGCCGGCTCCTCGAACGTATCCGCCGAAGCGTCCGCTGATACGAATGCCGCTACAACCAGCAAGGGAGGTAAGGCGTGA
- a CDS encoding MerR family transcriptional regulator — protein sequence MSTTTAWHTIREASMISRLPESTLRYYEQIGIIAPITRDPSSGHRAYSDADLERLTTVSCLAATGMPLESMRTYLANSQGGREGARRQMELLDAQALRLAAKAESIRMQQAYVSFKTLYWRAKAEGRDEEAQQLIEENRNIIEQVKRLQTDVKQ from the coding sequence ATGAGCACAACGACCGCATGGCATACGATTCGCGAGGCGTCGATGATTTCCAGGCTTCCGGAGTCCACGCTGCGCTACTACGAGCAGATCGGCATTATCGCCCCCATCACTCGCGACCCGAGTTCGGGGCATCGCGCCTATTCGGACGCCGATCTCGAACGGCTGACCACAGTATCCTGTCTCGCAGCCACGGGCATGCCGCTCGAATCGATGCGCACATACCTCGCCAACTCGCAGGGCGGGCGAGAAGGTGCACGCCGCCAGATGGAACTGCTCGACGCGCAGGCCCTGCGTCTCGCTGCCAAAGCCGAATCCATTCGAATGCAGCAGGCGTACGTATCGTTCAAGACACTGTACTGGCGGGCTAAGGCTGAGGGGCGCGACGAGGAGGCGCAGCAGCTCATCGAAGAAAACCGGAACATCATCGAACAGGTGAAGCGCCTGCAAACCGACGTCAAACAATAA
- a CDS encoding zinc-dependent alcohol dehydrogenase family protein: MTEMMKAAIFVEPGKMAVEEVPKATLEQDDDIVIRVVRTCVCGSDLWFFRGLSGQAAHSQVGHESIGVVEEVGAAVESVKPGDFVVVPFPYSCGKCPVCKAGFESVCPHGGYFSACQAEYLRVPEADGTVVKVLGSPEDYSDEQLASLLTISDVMSTGYHAAASAEVKPGDTAVVMGDGAVGLCGVIAAKMRGATRIIAMSRHEDRAALAREFGATDIVPERDQAAIDKVLGMTDGYGADAVLECVGSKQSFDTAIGLIRRGGVIGRVGLPHDVEISAEGTFYGNIGIKGGPAPVRHYDLDEGLLDAVLKGEINPGRVFTAEYDLDHIQDAYEAMDQRKVIKALIGF; the protein is encoded by the coding sequence ATGACCGAAATGATGAAAGCCGCGATTTTCGTGGAGCCTGGCAAGATGGCCGTGGAAGAAGTGCCGAAGGCGACGCTTGAACAGGATGATGACATCGTGATTCGCGTGGTGCGCACGTGCGTGTGTGGCTCTGATTTGTGGTTCTTTCGTGGGCTGAGCGGACAGGCCGCGCACAGCCAGGTGGGTCACGAGTCCATCGGTGTGGTCGAAGAGGTTGGCGCGGCGGTCGAATCCGTTAAGCCAGGTGATTTCGTGGTCGTGCCATTCCCATACAGCTGCGGCAAGTGCCCGGTATGCAAGGCCGGCTTCGAATCCGTGTGCCCGCACGGCGGCTACTTCTCCGCTTGTCAGGCCGAATACCTGCGTGTGCCCGAGGCGGATGGCACCGTGGTCAAGGTGCTCGGTTCACCGGAAGATTATTCCGATGAACAGCTCGCATCGCTGCTGACCATTTCCGATGTGATGTCCACCGGTTATCACGCGGCGGCTTCTGCCGAGGTCAAGCCCGGTGACACCGCCGTGGTCATGGGCGATGGTGCAGTCGGCCTGTGCGGTGTGATTGCCGCCAAGATGCGCGGTGCCACGCGCATTATTGCCATGAGCCGTCACGAGGATCGCGCGGCGCTCGCCCGCGAATTTGGTGCGACTGATATCGTGCCGGAGCGTGATCAGGCTGCCATTGACAAGGTGCTGGGGATGACCGATGGCTACGGCGCCGACGCTGTGCTCGAATGCGTGGGCTCCAAGCAGTCGTTCGATACGGCGATTGGCCTGATCCGACGCGGCGGCGTGATCGGCCGTGTGGGCCTGCCGCACGATGTGGAGATCAGCGCCGAAGGCACGTTCTACGGCAACATCGGCATCAAGGGCGGCCCGGCTCCCGTGCGCCACTATGACCTTGATGAGGGTCTGCTGGACGCGGTGCTCAAGGGCGAGATCAACCCCGGCCGCGTGTTCACCGCCGAGTACGACCTCGACCATATCCAAGACGCCTACGAGGCGATGGACCAGCGCAAGGTCATCAAGGCGCTGATCGGGTTCTAG
- a CDS encoding ATP-binding protein translates to MLKRKMLDKLIAWKQKAGGREALLVEGARRVGKSTIVEEFGRIQYKSYILIDFARLPRDVRDIFENQRDDFDTFFMLLSAYYRKRLYERESLIIFDEVQRYPAARELVKYLVADGRYDYVETGSLISIKRNVANIVIPSEEGKMDMGPLDFEEFCWAMGEELLAETIRKSFERLVPLPDALHKRAMRLWREYLLVGGMPQAVADYVEHRDFGEVDSIKRGILQLYSDDIGKFANGDAGHVRGIFAQIPGQLSKHEKRFTLASVDKGARSREYDSAFFWLEDARLVNLCRNSTDPLVGLGLYEDNDSFKCYMADTGLLVSQAFADRETTPDDVYRDILFDRLSLNEGMLVENAVAQQFRANGHKLYFFSRSDRTDASKTMEIDFLIVREYDNAAMKPRISPIEVKSTKRYGVSSLDKFRKRYAQRLGEEYVLHPRQLEVNGERIKLPLYMAHCL, encoded by the coding sequence ATGTTGAAGCGCAAGATGCTGGATAAGCTGATCGCATGGAAACAAAAAGCGGGTGGGCGTGAGGCTCTTCTCGTCGAAGGCGCTCGCCGTGTGGGCAAAAGCACCATTGTTGAGGAATTCGGCCGCATTCAGTACAAGTCATATATTCTCATCGATTTCGCGCGTTTGCCGCGCGACGTTCGCGACATCTTCGAAAACCAGCGTGATGACTTTGACACATTTTTCATGCTGTTGTCTGCGTATTACCGCAAGCGACTGTACGAGCGTGAATCGTTGATTATTTTCGACGAGGTGCAGCGGTATCCGGCGGCGAGGGAGCTCGTCAAATATCTGGTTGCGGATGGCCGGTATGACTATGTGGAAACTGGTTCGCTGATCTCCATCAAGAGGAATGTGGCGAATATCGTCATCCCCTCCGAGGAAGGGAAAATGGACATGGGGCCGCTCGATTTTGAGGAGTTCTGCTGGGCCATGGGGGAGGAGCTGCTTGCTGAAACGATTCGCAAATCGTTCGAGCGTCTGGTCCCGTTGCCCGATGCGCTGCACAAACGAGCGATGAGGCTGTGGCGCGAATATCTGCTGGTGGGCGGTATGCCGCAGGCGGTTGCCGATTATGTCGAGCATCGCGATTTTGGCGAGGTGGATTCGATTAAACGTGGCATCCTGCAACTGTACAGTGATGATATCGGCAAGTTCGCCAATGGCGATGCCGGCCACGTGCGGGGCATTTTCGCTCAGATTCCAGGGCAGCTGTCCAAGCATGAGAAACGATTCACTCTGGCATCGGTCGATAAGGGGGCTCGATCTCGTGAATACGATTCGGCGTTCTTCTGGTTGGAAGACGCCCGCTTGGTGAACCTGTGCCGTAATTCGACTGACCCTTTGGTGGGGCTGGGATTGTACGAAGATAACGATTCATTCAAATGCTATATGGCGGATACCGGTTTGTTGGTGTCGCAGGCGTTTGCCGATCGAGAGACAACGCCGGATGATGTGTACCGGGATATTCTGTTCGATAGGCTTTCGCTCAACGAAGGAATGCTGGTGGAGAATGCGGTGGCTCAGCAATTCCGGGCTAATGGGCACAAACTGTATTTCTTCTCGCGCTCGGATAGAACGGATGCCTCGAAAACCATGGAGATAGACTTCCTCATCGTTCGGGAATACGATAATGCCGCGATGAAACCTCGCATCAGCCCGATCGAAGTGAAATCCACGAAACGATACGGTGTGTCTTCGCTCGACAAATTCCGCAAAAGGTATGCCCAACGATTGGGCGAGGAATACGTTCTGCATCCCCGCCAACTCGAAGTGAATGGAGAACGCATCAAGCTGCCGTTGTATATGGCCCACTGTCTGTGA
- a CDS encoding DUF47 domain-containing protein codes for MPWFSAKNALAEDPVMGLLREQVMTTRKGVSIALDAVEGHLSVDESRKSVNDIEHEGDEVRSKVVHALAKAWTTPLDREDLFRFSRSIDDVLDNTRDFIREIHLWKGYAGEHANVALTHVNVALHDLELAVTAEGADMRRYCLEASKESARVRRAYESGLAAVYTGEMSMDTLKTRDLLRRVDVIGLRLGESSDAILDGLVKRGL; via the coding sequence ATGCCGTGGTTCAGCGCCAAGAACGCGCTCGCAGAGGATCCTGTCATGGGGCTGCTCCGGGAACAGGTGATGACAACCCGCAAAGGAGTGTCCATCGCGTTGGACGCCGTCGAGGGGCATCTGAGCGTCGATGAATCCAGAAAGAGCGTCAACGATATCGAGCACGAGGGGGACGAGGTCCGTTCCAAGGTCGTTCACGCGTTGGCCAAGGCCTGGACCACGCCGTTGGACCGTGAGGATCTGTTCCGTTTCTCCCGATCCATCGACGACGTGCTCGACAACACCCGCGATTTCATACGCGAAATCCATCTTTGGAAAGGATATGCCGGCGAACACGCCAATGTCGCGTTGACCCACGTGAACGTCGCCCTGCACGATCTGGAACTCGCCGTGACCGCGGAAGGCGCCGACATGCGCCGGTACTGCCTCGAGGCCAGCAAGGAATCCGCCCGCGTGCGGCGCGCCTACGAATCGGGGCTTGCAGCCGTCTACACCGGCGAAATGAGCATGGACACCCTGAAAACCCGAGATCTGCTGCGCCGCGTCGACGTCATAGGCCTGAGGCTTGGGGAGTCCTCCGACGCCATCCTCGACGGGCTCGTCAAACGCGGGCTGTGA
- a CDS encoding glycerophosphodiester phosphodiesterase family protein, with protein MSTKTAAPRFGRERYADINIDLNRACDQSPFVIAAHRGTPRGDIRENTLNGVIATTKVNADIAEIDVIRSTDGEYFAFHDGTEMARLRITDDILSKTAAELDELRYTEYPGAYYGNVERVAHILSNAPDILINIDRSWRYWSTGFLDWLDQFHLERKLILKCPVAEGFQQALHDHETKYMFMGMIQSPDELDLFVGDEQINTVGVELVATTEDTPLADPAVFRTISEHGLYSFVNALDLGNGYCGLKGMDDTRSILEGPQHGWGALLTLGANVIQTDWPEKLDEYRRVIA; from the coding sequence ATGAGCACCAAGACGGCCGCGCCGCGATTCGGCCGCGAACGGTACGCGGACATCAACATCGATCTCAACCGGGCGTGCGACCAATCGCCGTTCGTCATCGCCGCGCACCGCGGCACGCCGCGTGGCGATATCCGCGAGAACACACTCAACGGCGTCATCGCCACCACAAAGGTCAACGCCGACATCGCCGAGATCGACGTGATCCGCTCCACCGACGGCGAATACTTCGCCTTCCACGACGGCACCGAGATGGCCCGCCTGCGCATCACTGACGACATCCTGTCCAAGACCGCCGCCGAGCTCGACGAACTGCGCTACACCGAATATCCCGGCGCCTACTACGGCAACGTCGAGAGGGTCGCGCACATCCTGTCGAACGCGCCGGACATCCTCATCAACATCGATCGCTCCTGGCGCTACTGGAGCACCGGGTTCCTCGACTGGCTCGACCAGTTCCACCTCGAACGCAAGCTCATCCTCAAATGCCCCGTCGCGGAGGGGTTCCAGCAGGCCCTTCACGATCATGAGACCAAATACATGTTCATGGGCATGATCCAGAGCCCCGACGAGCTCGATCTGTTCGTCGGCGACGAGCAGATCAACACCGTCGGCGTGGAACTCGTAGCCACCACCGAGGACACCCCACTCGCCGACCCCGCGGTCTTCCGCACGATCAGCGAGCACGGCCTGTACAGCTTCGTCAACGCCCTCGACCTCGGCAACGGATACTGCGGTCTCAAGGGCATGGACGACACCCGCTCCATCCTCGAAGGACCCCAGCATGGGTGGGGCGCGCTCCTCACCCTCGGCGCCAACGTCATCCAGACCGACTGGCCCGAGAAACTCGACGAGTATCGCCGGGTCATCGCCTGA
- a CDS encoding ABC transporter substrate-binding protein, translated as MRKSTLLKAAAIAVLPMLALSACGSSSNTNADANGGEQNVTFWYSNSGPAVDAINQLVSEFNDANKGKIKVEASYQGSYTDVQQKFSAAVQAKSTPSILQMNDTSTGYMIDSKMTTPVYKFAEGDSDFDTADLQPVALKYYSDDNGLLSLPFAISQPVTYINNKLAQQAGLDVSNPPTTFAEVVDWANTIHEKTGAYGFSMNMVDSWILEELSASHGELIATPDNGRGGKAVTGVNMTSATQLDMFQKIADMFKDGVALNPGTDSSSMTTAFTSNKVGVVLTSSASYTSMLPDSSSKNVTIAQFPHDDANKDAGTPIGGNSLWIVAAEHSEAEQKATWEFGKYMMTPHAQAVFAKASGNLFANTKAADEAEGKEILQDPNVKVFYDQLATNPSTSVSLGARTGAYPSIRKDVMASFNEVVGGSKDLKTAMQEAQTQSAKDIATYNKAAGK; from the coding sequence ATGAGGAAGTCAACGCTGCTGAAGGCCGCCGCCATCGCGGTCCTACCCATGCTCGCACTGTCCGCCTGCGGCTCCTCGTCGAACACGAACGCCGATGCGAACGGCGGCGAGCAGAACGTCACGTTCTGGTACTCGAACTCCGGCCCGGCCGTGGACGCCATCAACCAGCTCGTCTCCGAGTTCAACGACGCCAACAAGGGCAAGATCAAGGTCGAGGCCTCCTATCAGGGCTCCTACACGGACGTGCAGCAGAAGTTCTCCGCCGCCGTCCAGGCCAAGTCCACGCCCTCGATCCTGCAGATGAACGACACCTCGACCGGCTACATGATCGACAGCAAGATGACCACCCCGGTCTACAAGTTCGCTGAGGGCGACTCCGACTTCGATACGGCCGACCTGCAGCCGGTCGCGCTGAAGTACTACAGCGACGACAACGGCCTGCTGTCCCTGCCGTTCGCCATCAGCCAGCCCGTGACCTACATCAACAACAAACTCGCCCAGCAGGCCGGCCTGGACGTGTCCAACCCGCCGACCACCTTCGCCGAGGTCGTCGACTGGGCCAACACCATCCATGAGAAGACCGGCGCCTACGGCTTCTCGATGAACATGGTCGACTCGTGGATCCTGGAGGAACTCTCCGCCAGCCACGGCGAGCTCATCGCCACCCCCGACAACGGACGCGGCGGCAAGGCCGTCACCGGCGTGAACATGACCTCCGCGACCCAGCTCGACATGTTTCAGAAGATCGCCGACATGTTCAAGGACGGCGTCGCGCTCAACCCCGGCACCGATTCCAGTTCGATGACGACCGCCTTCACCTCCAACAAGGTCGGCGTCGTGCTGACCTCCTCCGCCTCCTACACCTCCATGCTGCCCGACAGCTCCTCCAAGAACGTGACCATTGCCCAGTTCCCGCACGACGACGCGAACAAGGACGCCGGCACCCCGATCGGCGGCAACTCGCTGTGGATCGTGGCCGCCGAGCACTCCGAGGCCGAGCAGAAGGCCACCTGGGAGTTCGGCAAGTACATGATGACCCCGCACGCCCAGGCCGTGTTCGCCAAGGCCTCCGGCAACCTGTTCGCCAACACCAAGGCCGCCGACGAGGCCGAAGGCAAGGAGATCCTTCAGGATCCGAACGTCAAGGTCTTCTACGACCAGCTTGCCACCAACCCGTCCACCAGCGTGTCGCTGGGAGCCCGTACCGGCGCCTACCCGTCCATCCGCAAGGACGTGATGGCCTCCTTCAACGAGGTCGTCGGCGGCTCCAAGGATCTCAAGACCGCCATGCAGGAGGCCCAGACCCAGTCCGCCAAGGACATCGCCACCTACAACAAGGCCGCGGGCAAGTGA
- a CDS encoding carbohydrate ABC transporter permease, with product MIRKTSPVSQGLWAVLALIVTVLVMLPVLYIYVGAFFFDANGLFRGFTLGNFMRAMSQMPLTQQLGNSIVVTVCQTAGQIVTAFLAAYAIVFCNLRRPGMWMMVFLMSMMVPGETTLLSNYLNIANWGLMDTIPAIFLPFLVQGFTVFLFRQAFRSFPKELREASLIDGAGHLRFMIDVLLPIVKPTIIAATINAMVAAWNGYFWPLLVTNKPEHRTIQVGITQLSGTDGSNIGVVLAGAAIAVVPAMILTLLFNRSLRGMSVAGSIK from the coding sequence ATGATCCGCAAGACTTCCCCCGTGAGCCAGGGCCTGTGGGCCGTGCTGGCCCTGATCGTGACCGTGCTGGTCATGCTGCCGGTTCTGTACATCTACGTCGGCGCGTTCTTCTTCGACGCCAACGGCCTGTTCAGGGGCTTCACCCTGGGCAATTTCATGCGCGCCATGTCCCAGATGCCCCTGACCCAGCAGCTGGGCAACAGCATCGTCGTGACCGTCTGCCAGACCGCGGGCCAGATCGTGACCGCGTTCCTCGCCGCCTACGCCATCGTGTTCTGCAATCTGAGGCGGCCCGGAATGTGGATGATGGTCTTCCTCATGAGCATGATGGTGCCTGGCGAGACCACCCTGCTGTCGAACTACCTGAACATCGCCAACTGGGGACTCATGGACACGATCCCGGCGATTTTCCTGCCGTTCCTGGTGCAGGGCTTCACCGTGTTCCTGTTCCGCCAGGCGTTCCGTTCCTTCCCCAAGGAGCTGCGCGAGGCGTCGCTGATCGACGGCGCCGGCCATCTGCGGTTCATGATCGACGTGCTCCTGCCCATCGTCAAGCCGACCATCATCGCCGCGACGATCAACGCCATGGTCGCCGCGTGGAACGGCTACTTCTGGCCCCTGCTCGTGACCAACAAGCCCGAGCACCGCACCATTCAGGTCGGCATCACCCAGCTGAGCGGCACCGACGGCTCCAACATCGGCGTGGTCCTGGCCGGCGCGGCCATCGCGGTCGTCCCGGCGATGATCCTCACGCTCCTGTTCAACCGGTCCCTGCGCGGCATGAGCGTCGCCGGAAGCATCAAGTAG
- a CDS encoding carbohydrate ABC transporter permease, producing MASSTHLSQSPHGAKTHGGRTANVLVAKNRLTGAVMLVPALALLVVFVFGPLVRVVMMSMQGTDIFGSPSGFIGLENYRTVFTDPAFVKVLIQTFLYAVLVVAGRIALGVLLAILLTRHIMGIKILRVAMTSIVSVSVAAASLGFLALFGSSGVINSIIEKLGIRPVGFLTDAKWAFFTVTLVTIWTGLGFALILLCAAIDGVDQEILEAARIDGANEARIQWSIVLPLITPTLFYIAVTTCIEALQAFAQINILTKGGPGQATTTITYNIYTTAFNAGSANFGIASALGIVLFLFVFVLTLLQFRFLEGKVNY from the coding sequence ATGGCGTCATCAACCCATTTGTCGCAATCCCCGCACGGCGCCAAGACGCACGGCGGACGCACGGCGAACGTTCTCGTTGCGAAGAATCGCCTGACCGGTGCGGTCATGCTGGTTCCGGCATTGGCATTGCTGGTCGTGTTCGTGTTCGGCCCGCTGGTGCGCGTAGTGATGATGAGCATGCAGGGCACGGACATCTTCGGTTCGCCCTCAGGCTTCATCGGGCTGGAGAACTACAGGACGGTCTTCACGGACCCGGCGTTTGTCAAGGTGCTTATCCAGACGTTCCTCTACGCCGTGCTGGTCGTGGCGGGGCGCATCGCCTTGGGCGTGCTGCTGGCGATTCTGCTGACGAGGCACATCATGGGCATCAAGATACTGCGCGTGGCCATGACCTCGATCGTCAGCGTCTCGGTGGCGGCCGCATCGCTGGGCTTCCTGGCGTTGTTCGGCTCGAGCGGCGTGATCAATTCGATCATCGAGAAACTGGGCATCCGGCCGGTCGGGTTCCTCACCGACGCGAAGTGGGCGTTCTTCACGGTCACCTTGGTGACCATCTGGACCGGTCTCGGATTCGCGCTGATCCTGTTGTGCGCCGCGATCGACGGCGTGGACCAGGAGATCCTGGAGGCCGCGCGCATCGACGGCGCGAACGAAGCCCGCATCCAGTGGTCCATCGTGCTGCCGCTGATCACACCGACGCTGTTCTACATCGCCGTGACCACATGCATCGAGGCCCTGCAGGCGTTCGCCCAGATCAACATCCTGACCAAGGGCGGACCGGGCCAGGCGACCACGACCATCACCTACAACATCTACACCACCGCGTTCAACGCGGGCAGCGCGAATTTCGGCATCGCGTCCGCGCTGGGCATCGTGCTGTTCCTGTTCGTGTTCGTCCTGACATTGCTGCAGTTCCGCTTCCTGGAAGGCAAGGTGAACTACTGA